Below is a genomic region from Sulfitobacter sp. OXR-159.
ATCTCTGCCCGGTCAATCTCGTTGCGCATCATGGCCTCCTCACTTTGCGCCACACTATCCGCGATGGTCAGACCTGCGAAAGCCCTTGCGTCCGACCGGGCAAGTCCCATGCTGGGCCAAGCCATAGCCGGAGACATCATGAACACCCCAATCCTCGCCCTTATCATCGTGGCCGTCGCGGGCGCGGCTGTCGCCCTGCAGACCCCGATCAACGCCGCCTTGGGCCGCAACATCGGCAGCGGGGTCGCTGCGGCGGCGGTGTCCTTTGGCGTGGGGTTCGCGATCCTGCTGGGGGTCTTGCTGATGCGCGGAGAGTTGGGCGCCCTGCCCCGCGCGGCTTCGGCTTCGCCGGTCTTGCTGCTGGGTGGTGTGCTGGGGGCGTTCTACGTCTGGTCGGTGCTCTGGGCGATCCCGACGCTGGGGGCGCTGACGGTGATCTCAGCCCTGATCCTCGGCCAGCTAAGCGCGGCGCTGATCATCGATGCGACGGGGCTTTTGGGCCTGACGGTGCAGGCCATAACTCCCACCCGCATCTCCGCCGCCGCGCTGGTGGCGGCGGGGCTGGTTTTATCGCGGTTCTGAAACTCAGATCGCGGTTTTGC
It encodes:
- a CDS encoding DMT family transporter, coding for MNTPILALIIVAVAGAAVALQTPINAALGRNIGSGVAAAAVSFGVGFAILLGVLLMRGELGALPRAASASPVLLLGGVLGAFYVWSVLWAIPTLGALTVISALILGQLSAALIIDATGLLGLTVQAITPTRISAAALVAAGLVLSRF